In the genome of Nicoliella spurrieriana, the window TTGTTCACGACTAGTTCCCCGCGTTAACCCAAATACGGCCCCCCGGGTATTTTGATTCCAATACGGTGCCCCCAATCCGGTAAATGCGGGCACTACGTAAACGCCACTATCGGGTGCATTTACAGCCATCTGCTCAGTTTCCGATGCATGGCCAATAATCCGCATTCCATCTCGCAACCACTGAATTGCAGAACCAGCCACAAAAATACTGCCTTCCAGGGCATAATTGACCTTGCCATCGATGCCATATGCAATCGTCGTCAACAATCCCTTATCAGAAATGGTGGGTTTTAAACCGGTATTCATTACGATAAACGCACCGGTCCCATATGTATTCTTGACCATCCCTGGTTCGAGTGCTAATTGGCCAAATAATGCGGCTTGTTGGTCCCCAGCGATCCCAGTAATTGGAACCTGCACCCCTGAAAATGTGAAGTTAGTGGTATAGCCAAAATTATGTGATGATGGCCTGACCTTCGGTAACATCGATACTGGGATGTCTAATATATCTAAAATTTCTTGATCCCATTTTAAATCATGAATGTTAAATAGCATCGTTCTGCTGGCATTTGAATAATCAGTTGCGTGGACATGCCCACTGGTTAATTTAAATAATAACCAGGTATCGATCGTTCCAAAGTAAAGCTCACCAGCATTAGCCTTTGCCCGTGCCCCCTCGACGTGGTCTAAGATCCACTTAATTTTAGTCGCTGAAAAGTAGGAATCAATCACTAATCCCGTTTTTTGGTGAATCATATCTGTGTAGCCAGCCTGTTTTAAATCATCGGCAATTTGGCTAGTTTGTTTTGATTGCCAGACAATGGCGTTATAAATTGGTTTTCCAGTGTGTCGATCCCAAATCACGGTCGTTTCGCGTTGGTTAGTAATCCCGATTCCTTGAATTTTGTAAGGGGGGATTTCAGCTGAGATTAACGCTTCTGACACCACGGTTTGCACTGCACTCCAAATTTCATTGGCATCGTGTTCCACCCACCCCGCCTTTGGAAAGTACTGTTTAAATTCGCGCTGTGCTTTTTGTAAGATATGCCCATTGTGATCAAAAATAATTGCCCTAACGCTGGTCGTTCCAGCATCAATAGACATAATATATTGTTTATTGTTCAATCGAATTACCCCATTCATAAATTGTTAACTGGGTCTTATTATATCACGATTTAAAGGGCTAGTTTTCCAATCGATTAATCGTTATAATTGTAAATGTTAAGAGAGGATGGTTCATAAATGAATTCAATTCCATATTATTCTGCCTGTACCAGTATTTTAGTTGGAAAATCGGCCAGCTTAGACGGATCGATTATGATCGGTCGAAATGAGGATGCTAAATCAGCCTGGCCCAAACATTTAAGGGTCCATCCCAAAAAGCAATTCCAGACCTCACAATGGTTTCAATCTAACGATAACGGCTTTAAAATGCCATTACCACAAATCAGATATCAATATGAAGCGACTCCCGAATGGACCGCAAAGTATGGCTTGTTCGAAGAAGATGGGTTCAATGAATTTGGGGTCGCAATGAGTGCAACCGAAAGTACCTATGCTAATCCGACCGTTTTGGGGTATGATCCATTGGTTCCTGATGGCATCGGTGAGGAGGCCATGGTCACGGTGGTCTTACCATATGTCAAAACCGCTCGCCAAGCAGCAAAACGACTGGGCACCATCATCGAGCAATTCGGTACCTGCGAAAGCAATGGAATCTTATTTGCAGACCGTCATGAAGCTTGGTATATGGATACGGGGTCTGGCCACCACTGGGTCGCAATTAAAATTCCTGATGATTGCTATGCAGTCGTCTCCAATCAAATGGCCGTCCAAAAAATCGATTTCAATGATCCTGACAATTACATGTGGTCTAAGGGTCTTCAATCGTTCGTTGACGTTAACCACTTAAACCCAGCACTTGATGGAAGTTTTAACTTTAGAAATATTTTTGGGACCCATAGTCAATCAGACACTTACTATAACACCCCGCGGGTTTGGTATGGACAAAAAATGTTCAATCCAGAAGTGGAACAACGACCTGATAGTCAGGAGATGCCAATGCTTAGGACCCCGGCCCATAAAATTTCGATTGACGACGCACAGGCATTTTTAAGTTCGCACTTTCAAGAAACGCCATTTGACCCCATCGGGAGTGGCTCCAATGCTGATAAAAAGAAATACCGTCCAATCAGTCTTGCTAAAACCCAGGAATCTCACATTTTACAACTGCGGCCTAACTTACCGCAAGCAATTGGTAATATTCACTGGCTTGCCATGGGCGTTGCTGCTCAAAGTACCTACGTCCCATTTTTAAGCGGCTTTAACACTGTTCCTGATGAGTACCAAGTTGGTGGAGCCCAATATGACCCTAAATCAGCCTACTGGATTTTTAAATTAGTCGGCGTCTTGGTCGACCCCCACTATCCGCAACTTGGTGAGCTCCTAAAGCAGACGCAAGAAGAACTTTCAATTCGGTACCGCCAGTTAATCTTAGACGCTGATCGTCGTTGTCATGGGATGTCACATTCAGAACTAGTCACCCTAGCCAATGAAGTTAGCACCAATGCAGCTAAACTGGCGCTTAACAGGTACCAACAACTAACCGCACGACTAGTCGCAGAATCCACTGACTTGTCACCTCTGAACTACAAGCAAGATTTAAACCTTTAAACCAAAAAACACCATCAACCCAATTGAGTTGATGGTGTTTTGGTTTAATTTTAGTTTTAAAATTAACGACGACGGCGTGATGCTGGAATCCGTGCAGACTTACCACTAAGGTCACGTAAGTAGTAAAGCTTAGCACGACGAACTTGACCGAATCTAAGCACTTCAATCTTAGCAACCCGTGGTGAGTGAAGTGGGAAAATTCTTTCCACACCCACACCACTAGAAGTCTTCCGAACAGTGTAGGTAGCTTGGATACCGGCTCCACGGCGCTTAATTACAACCCCAGTGAATAATTGGATTCTTTCACGGTCTCCTTCAACAACCTTAACGTGAACACGAACAGTGTCCCCTGCACGAAAATCTGGTAAATCAGATTTTAATTGATCAGCATTGATCTTTTCGATTAAACTATTTTGGCGCATAAATATATCTTCCTTTCAACTAGCACTCATGTCGATGTTTCCGGCAGCGGAGTACCGTTTTAATTGGTATTAAATACAACAAAAACAATATTATCATAGTCAACCCAGAATGTAAAGGTGCTTAGTCATAATCCGGGTCTGGATTTTCCTCCATTTTCACCTGTGCTAATAGTCGCTTTTGTTCAGCAGTTAATTTTTGATAGTCAATTAATTCAGGACGTCGCAATAACGTCTTCCTTAACGCCTCTTTTTGTTGCCATTCAGCAATTTTTTGGTGGTTCCCACTAATTAATACATCTGGGACTTTCATCCCCCTAAAATCGGCCGGACGGGTGTATTGAGGATATTCCAATAACCCGGTGGAAAATGAATCTCCAGGAGCTGATTCTTGATTCCCTAACACCCCAGGCAACAAGCGGGCCGTGGCATCGATAATCGTCATGGCAGGTAACTCACCGCCGGTTAAAATAAAATCACCCATTGAGTATTCGTCAGTTACCACCGTTTTAATTCGTTCGTCATAACCCTCATAGTGTCCACAAATAAAGGTTAAATGATCTGCAGTTGCTAAATCTTCAGCTGCCCGTTGGTTAAATTGTTTTCCAGCCGGATCCAATAAAATTACCCGCCCGCTTGAATAGTCAGCTTGTTTTGCTGCCGCTTGGGTCGCAGCAAACGCATCCAAAATCGGTTGGGCCTGTAATAACATGCCGGCACCACCGCCAAATGGATAATCATCAACATTATGGTGCTTATTGGTCGAATATTTCCTAAAGTCGGTAATGTGCATGTCTAAGACCCCCTTTTCAATTGCCTTACCAACAATTGATTCACCCATAGGACCGTTAAACATGTTTGGAAAGATACTAAGGACATCAATGCGCATTATTCTAACCCCTCCAACAAATCAATTGTGACCCGCTGGTTTGCTAGGTCAACTTTTTTGATTACGTCTTTTATTTTTGGTAAAAGTAACTCTTTACCATTTTCGCGAGTAACAATCCAAACGTCATTAGCAGCGGTATCCATAATATCTGTAATGGGTCCCAAATAGTTCCCAGCTAAGTCATAAACCGCCAATCCCAGAATTTGGTGGTAGTAGTACTCCCCTTCTGCTAAATCATCCTCGGATAATTGGGCATCCGTAATCTTTAATGTCGATGGTTTCAAAAATTCAATGTCGTTAATGGAATCTAAGCCTTTAAAGTGTAAGATCACAAAGTTCTTTTGAGTCCGCACCTTATCAATGGTTAATTCAACCTGCTGCCCATTATTTAAAAACGCAGTGACTTGGTTACCAATAAAGAACCGGTGCTCTGGAAAATCAGTGGTTGAGATCACCCGGACCTCGCCCCGAATTCCCTGGGTATTTACAATTTTGCCAATATTATAGTATGAAATAATGATTACCTACTTTCTAAATAGTAAAAAAACCCTTAAATAAAACCAGTGGTTTTATCTAAGAGCTTTTATTTTTGACCGTCTTCAATAATCAATCTAACCCGCTTATTACCATTTACCCGAACACTGTAAACGATGGTCCGGATTGTCTGAGCGATATGGCCCTTTTTACCGATAATCCGTCCTACATCCTTTGGGTTGGTCTGTAAATGATATTCATAAAACCGGTCAGTTTCATTATGCTGAATAGTAACGTCATCTGGATATTCCACCAGTGGCTTAACGATTGTTTTAATTAACTTGTCAAAATTAGTCGTCATTACTAATCACTTATTTCTTAGTAGATTTTGATTCGTGGTACTTCTTCATGATTCCTGCATTAGATAATAAATTACGAACAGTATCTGAAGGTTGTGCACCCTTACCTAACCAACTCAAGATATCGTCTTCTTCAAGCTTTACTTGTGATGGCTTAGTAAGTGGGTTATAAGTACCAACGATTTGGATGAAGCGACCATCACGAGGACTTCTTGAGTCTGCGACAACGACACGGTAGAAAGGACGCTTCTTTGAACCCATTCTTCTTAAACGAATTTTAACTGACATTCAAACACCTCCTATATTTCTTTTAACAAATAATAATATACCAAGATTTCGATAAGATGTAAAGTGTTTTTTCTTTACACCACTTATTTTTTTAAATCATTATTCAAACGGACTGAGTAATAACTGCTTAGATTCAGCCGTTACGTAGCTATTATTGTGTAAAATAAACGCCTGAACCGACTGATAATCATTAAAATCGACCCGTGCTTTTACCATTCCAGTAGCTAATAGTTGTTTTGCAATTCCAATCAGTTCCGGTGTGATTTGATTGGGCATAAATGGATTATCATCGTCAATATCTTGCCAACGATCCTTTAACACACCCATTGCACGCTTAATTTTTGGATCACCGTTAAATAACATTTTTAGTGTTGTTGGTTCTAATAATGGCATCGCCATCCCCCCTTAATTAATTTGACGGTCAATGGATACCGCCGTTCCTGGGTAGTGCTCGATCAGCGAAAAATCACGTTTAGACGTCGTTAAAATCCAGACTACGTTTTTAAATCCGTAGTCATTTAATTGTTTTTCGCCCTTGCCATCAGTCATGATGATGGTTAAAGTATCAATCAACTTTGAACGATGTTGATTCAAAAAGTGAAAGATTGCTTGAAAACTAGTCCCCCCACCACCAATCCGTTGGTAATGAAGCTGTTGTGCGTTACTAGTCAGATAGCGAGCGTTAAAGTGGACCTGCGAATCAAAACTATAAATCGTTACTTCGATGCTCTCCTGGCTTAAAAAGTGGCCAATTTCATTCAACAGGTCCGTAATTTCTGAATCGCCCATTGAACCCGAATTATCAATAAATAAATTGATACGTCTAACGGTATCACTAACCTTCCCGGATAATTCCATCCGGTACGCCTGGCGACGGTTAAAGCGAGCTCGTGATTCAAGCCGCCCAAATGGCGTGGTTCCTAACCCCACTTTCAATAACTGGCGCCAGTTATTAATTTTAGGCGCCATTGCAGCGGCCGTTAAATTGGCAACCACGTTGCCAGGCAGCGTCCCGCGTTGCTTATCCGGCGTTTGCTGCCAAGCAAGGTTGATTAACTGCCTTAATTTGCCTTGTTGTAACGGGCGCTCTTGGTCGCCGAATTGCTGCCATCCCGCATGGGAATCATGCTGATTAGTCTGGGCTTGAATCATTTGTCGTGCAACTGTTGCGGCCGAACGATTACCACGTGGTTTCAATTTACGGAGTTGTGTTAAATAGTAATGCGAGCCCATGTCAGCTGCTAAATCGCTACCTAACTGAAAGTTTAATTGATCCAACGTATTAGCACTTTGCCGTCCTAAATATTGATCAACTACAATATCACACGCTAATTGATTGAGTGTATCTGCCCGTGGGTACATCAATGGATGGCCGAACGAAAGATGCAGGGCCACCTGCCTTAAAATGCTATCCAATTGGTCAACGGTCAAATCCGCATTAATGAAGCGGTCGGGATTGATCAATAATTCGATTTGATGGTCAAGCCAACCAATTCCAAGCGCACCGTTAAATAACGTTGCAAAGTGTCTTGGTAATTGTAATAACACTTCTCCGTAAAAACGGCTAGTTTGCTCGATTTTGATAATCTGCCCACCCACGATGGAATCAATCAATTGCTGCTTGTTTCCAGTCGGTTCCTGCAGACGGGCCAATTGTGATGCGACGTCCATTTGACCACCCCCTAAAGCGTATCAAACCCAATTTGTTCCAAGCGTTGATATAACGCTTTAAAGCCGGCTGTCCCATTTTGCGCGTTTTTATAAAGTGCTGCCAGTTTATTGGAATCAGTTACTAACGCTAATCCACATGCATATTGACCATCTGGATTGATTAGTTGCAATAACTGATCCAAGCGTTCAACAAAGGGGGGCTCTAGCCCCTGATTGCGCTCTAAAGCCGCTTTAATCACGGCCACCCGGCCCACTTGGTCAAGCGCCATAAACTGTGTCCTTGCATCGGACCATTCGCTGGTAAAGACATCCCTTGAGACCACCTGTTGGTCCGCTTGATTCAAAAACGTTTGAAGGGCGACCGCTGTTTGGGTCCCGATATCACCAGCAAAAACATCCAGTTGAATTGCCTGGCGTTCACTACTGGATAACTTTAATAACTGTTGATAGTTATTGGATAATCGTTCCCATGCCCGGGGCGTCGGAAATAAATCATCACCACTGACCTTAGTGCTCAACATCTCAGGATGCTCAGTTAGATAATCAATAATGCGGGGGTGAATCGAATGTGTAGTAGTGGCCCAATTGAGCCAGTCATTGATGTCAGTTCTCATTACTAACCTAACCGTTCGGTCCTTGATCGCATCGTCGCCACTTACCACGTGATAATCACGATCGGCAAAGTCACTCATGGTCGCATCGGGATTTTCAGCAATAATAATGTGGACCTGTTCGGGAAGTTTTAAACTGTTGATCGACCGCTGCAAGACTAAGTTCATTAACTCACTTTGTACGCCCTGACTCCCCCGGTTAAATTCATCCAAGAACCAATAGATTGGGACTTCGGGGTGCCGCTCTGCAAATTGAATGATTTCAATCAACTGGTGGGAATAACCAAATTGAACGTCGGCTAACTTACCATACTGCTTAGTTTGGACGAATGAATCAGCAGTGAGCGGGGGCACTGGAATTGCTAAATCCCCCTTTTCGGATAAACTAACGACGGTCGTAAACAATTTGGCATTATTTTGACGTGCTAAATCAGCCACCAATGCTGACTTCCCAATTCCAGCATCCCCAACAATATTAGGAACGTTTCCACCGCTAATGACCACGTTTACTGCCGTTAGTAATTGTTGATAACTTAATGCCATTTCAATCCCTCCCTAAAATAAAATAGCCATTGCACAAAAGCGGCAATGACCATTAAACTACTTCTTCCGCTTTTTATTGCGGCGTTTCTTATTCTTTTTCATCTTGCGGGCCATGCGCTTCATTGCCATGTTAGACAACTTACCACCGATGCCACCACCCATTGCGGAACCATTGACACCGATGCTATTCATCATGTTTTCCATCCCGGCCATGTTCCCGTTTGACATCTTATTCATCATTTTCTTCATCGAATTGAACTGCTTGATCATCCGATTGACTTCTTGAATAGGTCTTGCAGAACCCCGTGCGATCCGTCTGCGTCTCGATGGATTTAAAATATCCGGATTTTCCCGTTCCTGAGCGGTCATCGAATAAATAACCGCTTCAATGTGGGCAATATCCTTAGGGTCCATATTAACGTTCTTTAATGCGGGGTTATTCGCCATCCCTGGAATCATTTTCATGATGTCTTCGAGTGGACCCATCTTTTGAATTTGTTTCATTTGATCCAAAAAGTCATTAAAATCAAAGGTGTTCTCACGCATCTTTTCGGCCATTTCTTCAGCCTGTTTTTGATCATAATCCTTTTGGGTCTTTTCAATTAAGGATAGAATATCCCCCATCCCTAAAATTCGTGAAGCCATTCGATCAGGATGGAAGACGTCTAAATCAGTTAATTTTTCACCCTGTCCAACGAATTTAATTGGTTTATCGGTCACCGCCCGAATCGAAAGAGCGGCTCCACCACGGGTATCACCATCTAACTTAGTTAGGACCACTCCGGTAATGTCTAATGCGTCATTGAACCCCTCAGCAGTTTCAACCGCATTTTGTCCGGTCATTGCATCAACGACCAATAGAATTTCATCTGGATGAACCATTTCCTGGATGTCCTTTAGTTCATCCATCAATTTTTCATCAATTTGCAGCCGTCCAGCCGTATCAATGATCACATAATCATTATGGTCTTCCTTAGCTTGAGCCATTCCCTTTTCAACGATTTCACGGGGATCCACATCGGTCCCCATTGAAAAGACTGGCACTTCAACTTGGGCCCCGACCTGTTGCAGTTGGTCAATGGCAGCTGGCCGATAAATATCGGCTGCAATTAGCAACGGACGAGCCTTTTGTTCGTCCTTTAACTTTAATGCTAATTTCCCAGCAGTCGTCGTTTTCCCGGCCCCTTGTAGCCCCGCCATCATAATGACGGTCGGAATCTTATCTGATTTATTGAGCGGAACCGCAGTTTCACCCATCATCTTAGTTAATTCTTCATCGACAATTTTGACGATTTGTTGGGCGGGATTTAATCCCTCTAAGACATCCGCACCCTTGGCACGTTCTTGGACCTTTTTAACGAACTTTCTAACCACACCGAAGTTAACGTCGGCTTCTAGTAGTGCCAAGCGAATTTCACGCATCGTTGCGCGAAGGTCGGACTCACTGACCTTCCCCTTCCCACGGAGATTTCGCATGGCTTTTTGGAGTCGTTCGGTCAAACCTTCAAATGCCATTATTTCACCACTTTCATTCTTCTTCTATTTTTTCGAGATCATCCACTAACTCCACTAGCTGTTGATCATTCGCATAGTGTTGATGGATGTATTCCTTAATTCGATCCGTCTTTTGATTCCGCGAAACAAAATCATAGTAAAGGTGGAGCTGTGATTCATACTTTTCTAAAATTAATTCGGTTCGTCTAATATTATCATAAACCGCCTGGCGACTGATGGAAAACTCCTCGGAAATTTCTCCTAGGGAATAATCATCGACGTAATAGCGTTGCATGTAGCTATTTTGTTTCTTCGTCAACAGGGGCCGATAAAATGACAACAGGGAATTAATCCGGTAATTCTTGGCTAATTCCAAATCCATTCCTCCATTTGGATAATTGCACTCCATTATAGAATACATAATTAAAAGGAACTTCGTCAATTATTTTAACAGTCCCTTGAACAATCCATAAACAAAGTCACTGGCATCAAATGGTTGTAAATCGCCCACCTTTTCACCCAGTCCAACGTATTTGACCGGAATGTGGAGTTCGCTTCTAATGGCTAGTACGATCCCACCCTTGGCGGTGCCGTCAAGTTTAGTTAGCGTAATTCCAGTCACGTCGGTCACCTTCTTGAATAACTTTGCTTGACTCAATGCATTTTGACCGGTCGTCGCATCTAATACCAACATCACTTCGTGGGGTGCCATTGGAATTTCACGGGTTAAAATCTTCTTCATTTTAGCCAATTCATTCATTAAATTGACCTTATTTTGCAACCGTCCAGCAGTATCGACGAACAACACATCGTATTGTTCCTTTTTAGCCTTTTGAACCGCCTCGTAAACAACCGAAGCGGGATCACTTTTCTCGGGCCTTTTGACAATATCAACCTGATCCCGTTGTGCCCACACATCCAATTGCTGAATGGCACCGGCTCTAAACGTATCAGCAGCAGCTAATAGGACCTTTTTCCCCTGGTCACGATACAACTTTGCCATTTTCCCAATCGTAGTCGTTTTCCCAACCCCATTGACCCCCACAAAGAGGATTACGGTCGGCCCTTCCTTCGCAAAGTTAATGGTATTCTTTTCACCATTTCCGTTTTGATCATATAGCTCAATTAACTTTTGCACGACCACATTTTGAACTTCGTTCCTAGATTTAACGTTTCTTAGCTTTACCTCATCCCGTAACTCATCGGTGAGGTTTACCGCCATATCAAAGCCAACGTCAGATTCAATCAACGTATCTTCGAGGTCTTCAAAGAATTCTTCGTCTACCGACCTAAAGTTAGCAAATAATTTATTTAATCGTTGACCAAACGAAGACCGCGACTTAGCTAAGCCGTGTTCGTATTTATTGGTTTCTTGATCTGCAGTTGGTTCTGCTGATTCTACTGCATCTGATTCCACTTCATTTGAATCATCAGTATCGGCAGCTGCTTTTGAATCACTAACGTCCGATGCTTCACTAGTGGCCGTTGGTTGCTCACTTGAAGTGGATGTCAATTCCGCCTCAACTGGGGCTTGTTCATCATGTTCTAATGACTCCTCTGCACCCGGAGTGGTCTCATTAGATTGAGTCTCTTGGCTGGTCTCTGATGAAGCAGAAACGTCATTCCTTGCAGAATCAACATTCGATCGTTCAATCGAAGCGGACTGCTTTGATTCCTCACTTGCTTCAGACTCCACCGCGTCAGTCGTCGTTGATGATTCAGCATCTGATTCACTTACAGCACTAGTTGCTTCCGCAGATTCAACCCCTGTTTCACTAGCTGAGGTCGCTTCAGATTGTTCCACACTCACTTTTGCATGGGCTTGGTCAATAACGTTACTTTCACTATTGGGTAGAGTGTCATTACCCGATTCACTTGCACTACCAGTATGGTCAGCTCCAGTGGATGCTGGTGCTGGTGATTGCGATTGCTTCTTTTTGTTCCGTCGTTTGAAAATGTCAAATAATCCCATTTATGTCATCCTTTCGTTGTTTGGGCCCTCTTTAAATCAACAGTTAACACCTTGGAAATGCCAGAATCTTGCATCGTTACTCCATAGAGATTATCGGCATAAA includes:
- the rplS gene encoding 50S ribosomal protein L19, with protein sequence MRQNSLIEKINADQLKSDLPDFRAGDTVRVHVKVVEGDRERIQLFTGVVIKRRGAGIQATYTVRKTSSGVGVERIFPLHSPRVAKIEVLRFGQVRRAKLYYLRDLSGKSARIPASRRRR
- the rimM gene encoding ribosome maturation factor RimM (Essential for efficient processing of 16S rRNA); its protein translation is MSYYNIGKIVNTQGIRGEVRVISTTDFPEHRFFIGNQVTAFLNNGQQVELTIDKVRTQKNFVILHFKGLDSINDIEFLKPSTLKITDAQLSEDDLAEGEYYYHQILGLAVYDLAGNYLGPITDIMDTAANDVWIVTRENGKELLLPKIKDVIKKVDLANQRVTIDLLEGLE
- a CDS encoding putative DNA-binding protein yields the protein MELAKNYRINSLLSFYRPLLTKKQNSYMQRYYVDDYSLGEISEEFSISRQAVYDNIRRTELILEKYESQLHLYYDFVSRNQKTDRIKEYIHQHYANDQQLVELVDDLEKIEEE
- the ffh gene encoding signal recognition particle protein codes for the protein MAFEGLTERLQKAMRNLRGKGKVSESDLRATMREIRLALLEADVNFGVVRKFVKKVQERAKGADVLEGLNPAQQIVKIVDEELTKMMGETAVPLNKSDKIPTVIMMAGLQGAGKTTTAGKLALKLKDEQKARPLLIAADIYRPAAIDQLQQVGAQVEVPVFSMGTDVDPREIVEKGMAQAKEDHNDYVIIDTAGRLQIDEKLMDELKDIQEMVHPDEILLVVDAMTGQNAVETAEGFNDALDITGVVLTKLDGDTRGGAALSIRAVTDKPIKFVGQGEKLTDLDVFHPDRMASRILGMGDILSLIEKTQKDYDQKQAEEMAEKMRENTFDFNDFLDQMKQIQKMGPLEDIMKMIPGMANNPALKNVNMDPKDIAHIEAVIYSMTAQERENPDILNPSRRRRIARGSARPIQEVNRMIKQFNSMKKMMNKMSNGNMAGMENMMNSIGVNGSAMGGGIGGKLSNMAMKRMARKMKKNKKRRNKKRKK
- the ftsY gene encoding signal recognition particle-docking protein FtsY, with protein sequence MGLFDIFKRRNKKKQSQSPAPASTGADHTGSASESGNDTLPNSESNVIDQAHAKVSVEQSEATSASETGVESAEATSAVSESDAESSTTTDAVESEASEESKQSASIERSNVDSARNDVSASSETSQETQSNETTPGAEESLEHDEQAPVEAELTSTSSEQPTATSEASDVSDSKAAADTDDSNEVESDAVESAEPTADQETNKYEHGLAKSRSSFGQRLNKLFANFRSVDEEFFEDLEDTLIESDVGFDMAVNLTDELRDEVKLRNVKSRNEVQNVVVQKLIELYDQNGNGEKNTINFAKEGPTVILFVGVNGVGKTTTIGKMAKLYRDQGKKVLLAAADTFRAGAIQQLDVWAQRDQVDIVKRPEKSDPASVVYEAVQKAKKEQYDVLFVDTAGRLQNKVNLMNELAKMKKILTREIPMAPHEVMLVLDATTGQNALSQAKLFKKVTDVTGITLTKLDGTAKGGIVLAIRSELHIPVKYVGLGEKVGDLQPFDASDFVYGLFKGLLK
- the glpK gene encoding glycerol kinase GlpK — its product is MNNKQYIMSIDAGTTSVRAIIFDHNGHILQKAQREFKQYFPKAGWVEHDANEIWSAVQTVVSEALISAEIPPYKIQGIGITNQRETTVIWDRHTGKPIYNAIVWQSKQTSQIADDLKQAGYTDMIHQKTGLVIDSYFSATKIKWILDHVEGARAKANAGELYFGTIDTWLLFKLTSGHVHATDYSNASRTMLFNIHDLKWDQEILDILDIPVSMLPKVRPSSHNFGYTTNFTFSGVQVPITGIAGDQQAALFGQLALEPGMVKNTYGTGAFIVMNTGLKPTISDKGLLTTIAYGIDGKVNYALEGSIFVAGSAIQWLRDGMRIIGHASETEQMAVNAPDSGVYVVPAFTGLGAPYWNQNTRGAVFGLTRGTSREQFVRATLDSLAYQTKDVVNTMVSDTKLALKTLRVDGGAANNDYLMQFQADILNLPIERSAISETTALGVAYLAGLAVNYWRDIDDIKATVGQFFRFDPKMNATTRKRYYAGWQRAVKAAQIFGDANA
- a CDS encoding VWA-like domain-containing protein, which encodes MDVASQLARLQEPTGNKQQLIDSIVGGQIIKIEQTSRFYGEVLLQLPRHFATLFNGALGIGWLDHQIELLINPDRFINADLTVDQLDSILRQVALHLSFGHPLMYPRADTLNQLACDIVVDQYLGRQSANTLDQLNFQLGSDLAADMGSHYYLTQLRKLKPRGNRSAATVARQMIQAQTNQHDSHAGWQQFGDQERPLQQGKLRQLINLAWQQTPDKQRGTLPGNVVANLTAAAMAPKINNWRQLLKVGLGTTPFGRLESRARFNRRQAYRMELSGKVSDTVRRINLFIDNSGSMGDSEITDLLNEIGHFLSQESIEVTIYSFDSQVHFNARYLTSNAQQLHYQRIGGGGTSFQAIFHFLNQHRSKLIDTLTIIMTDGKGEKQLNDYGFKNVVWILTTSKRDFSLIEHYPGTAVSIDRQIN
- a CDS encoding ATP-binding protein; the protein is MALSYQQLLTAVNVVISGGNVPNIVGDAGIGKSALVADLARQNNAKLFTTVVSLSEKGDLAIPVPPLTADSFVQTKQYGKLADVQFGYSHQLIEIIQFAERHPEVPIYWFLDEFNRGSQGVQSELMNLVLQRSINSLKLPEQVHIIIAENPDATMSDFADRDYHVVSGDDAIKDRTVRLVMRTDINDWLNWATTTHSIHPRIIDYLTEHPEMLSTKVSGDDLFPTPRAWERLSNNYQQLLKLSSSERQAIQLDVFAGDIGTQTAVALQTFLNQADQQVVSRDVFTSEWSDARTQFMALDQVGRVAVIKAALERNQGLEPPFVERLDQLLQLINPDGQYACGLALVTDSNKLAALYKNAQNGTAGFKALYQRLEQIGFDTL
- a CDS encoding C69 family dipeptidase, which translates into the protein MNSIPYYSACTSILVGKSASLDGSIMIGRNEDAKSAWPKHLRVHPKKQFQTSQWFQSNDNGFKMPLPQIRYQYEATPEWTAKYGLFEEDGFNEFGVAMSATESTYANPTVLGYDPLVPDGIGEEAMVTVVLPYVKTARQAAKRLGTIIEQFGTCESNGILFADRHEAWYMDTGSGHHWVAIKIPDDCYAVVSNQMAVQKIDFNDPDNYMWSKGLQSFVDVNHLNPALDGSFNFRNIFGTHSQSDTYYNTPRVWYGQKMFNPEVEQRPDSQEMPMLRTPAHKISIDDAQAFLSSHFQETPFDPIGSGSNADKKKYRPISLAKTQESHILQLRPNLPQAIGNIHWLAMGVAAQSTYVPFLSGFNTVPDEYQVGGAQYDPKSAYWIFKLVGVLVDPHYPQLGELLKQTQEELSIRYRQLILDADRRCHGMSHSELVTLANEVSTNAAKLALNRYQQLTARLVAESTDLSPLNYKQDLNL
- the rpsP gene encoding 30S ribosomal protein S16 produces the protein MSVKIRLRRMGSKKRPFYRVVVADSRSPRDGRFIQIVGTYNPLTKPSQVKLEEDDILSWLGKGAQPSDTVRNLLSNAGIMKKYHESKSTKK
- the trmD gene encoding tRNA (guanosine(37)-N1)-methyltransferase TrmD; translation: MRIDVLSIFPNMFNGPMGESIVGKAIEKGVLDMHITDFRKYSTNKHHNVDDYPFGGGAGMLLQAQPILDAFAATQAAAKQADYSSGRVILLDPAGKQFNQRAAEDLATADHLTFICGHYEGYDERIKTVVTDEYSMGDFILTGGELPAMTIIDATARLLPGVLGNQESAPGDSFSTGLLEYPQYTRPADFRGMKVPDVLISGNHQKIAEWQQKEALRKTLLRRPELIDYQKLTAEQKRLLAQVKMEENPDPDYD
- a CDS encoding KH domain-containing protein produces the protein MTTNFDKLIKTIVKPLVEYPDDVTIQHNETDRFYEYHLQTNPKDVGRIIGKKGHIAQTIRTIVYSVRVNGNKRVRLIIEDGQK